From the Nymphalis io chromosome 1, ilAglIoxx1.1, whole genome shotgun sequence genome, one window contains:
- the LOC126771510 gene encoding uncharacterized protein LOC126771510 isoform X2, translating to MNESTELEEDLKCKLPNVSMSTQSKTMPMIDLKVYIRVVAAVFSISSATALVTALLRLLTPHLFYVEPLDGSNIVLHYFITGLMVATSAIGLLNSCVVMNRSAAKNTGRNITTWLLLDSLFETTRVVYVFICEVVIKGRGSLQTYEMLISIAQYLLDSFLYCQMILRH from the exons ATGAATGAAAGTACAGAGTTAGAAGAGGACTTGAAGTGCAAGCTCCCAAACGTATCGATGTCAACTCAATCAAAAACAATGCCAATGATTGATTTAAAAGTTTACATCCGCGTTGTAGCCGCAGTGTTTTCG ATTTCTTCAGCAACAGCATTAGTAACGGCATTGCTCCGGCTATTGACACCTCATCTGTTCTATGTGGAGCCTCTAGATGGCAGCAATATTG TGTTGCACTACTTTATAACTGGTTTAATGGTGGCCACAAGCGCCATTGGCCTTCTGAATAGTTGTGTTGTGATGAACCGTAGTGCTGCAAAGAACACAGGCCGGAATATAACCACTTGGCTGCTGCTGGACTCCCTGTTTGAGACTACCAGGGTTGTGTACGTGTTCATATGTGAAGTTGTGATAAAGGGCCGAGGTTCTTTACAAACATATGAGATGTTGATAAGCATTGCACAATACT tattgGACAGCTTCCTGTATTGTCAGATGATACTCAGGCATTAA
- the LOC126771510 gene encoding uncharacterized protein LOC126771510 isoform X1, translating into MNESTELEEDLKCKLPNVSMSTQSKTMPMIDLKVYIRVVAAVFSISSATALVTALLRLLTPHLFYVEPLDGSNIGNIHIMNKKVLHYFITGLMVATSAIGLLNSCVVMNRSAAKNTGRNITTWLLLDSLFETTRVVYVFICEVVIKGRGSLQTYEMLISIAQYLLDSFLYCQMILRH; encoded by the exons ATGAATGAAAGTACAGAGTTAGAAGAGGACTTGAAGTGCAAGCTCCCAAACGTATCGATGTCAACTCAATCAAAAACAATGCCAATGATTGATTTAAAAGTTTACATCCGCGTTGTAGCCGCAGTGTTTTCG ATTTCTTCAGCAACAGCATTAGTAACGGCATTGCTCCGGCTATTGACACCTCATCTGTTCTATGTGGAGCCTCTAGATGGCAGCAATATTGGTAACAttcatataatgaataaaaaag TGTTGCACTACTTTATAACTGGTTTAATGGTGGCCACAAGCGCCATTGGCCTTCTGAATAGTTGTGTTGTGATGAACCGTAGTGCTGCAAAGAACACAGGCCGGAATATAACCACTTGGCTGCTGCTGGACTCCCTGTTTGAGACTACCAGGGTTGTGTACGTGTTCATATGTGAAGTTGTGATAAAGGGCCGAGGTTCTTTACAAACATATGAGATGTTGATAAGCATTGCACAATACT tattgGACAGCTTCCTGTATTGTCAGATGATACTCAGGCATTAA